One region of Sphingomonas abietis genomic DNA includes:
- a CDS encoding M67 family metallopeptidase, with the protein MAISRELIDRVLADAASDPLREVCGLLLGASDFGAAVPSKPARSASVHPASVRPERRRGTPSSAAETARISARPGPSTALGANGGRAVARIATVLSTTNVAAHPADSFEIDPAALFAALRAERTGGDRLIGHYHSHPNGLATPSARDALMATSPGRLWLIVAAGAARLWCETPGGAVQGAFAPVELLINGAEDGCA; encoded by the coding sequence GTGGCGATTTCAAGAGAATTGATCGACCGGGTGCTCGCGGATGCGGCAAGCGACCCGCTGCGCGAGGTGTGCGGGTTGCTGCTGGGGGCTTCAGATTTCGGCGCCGCTGTCCCGTCCAAGCCGGCCCGATCCGCATCCGTCCATCCTGCATCCGTTCGCCCCGAGCGCCGTCGAGGCACCCCGTCGAGCGCGGCCGAGACGGCCCGCATCTCCGCCCGGCCCGGCCCCTCGACTGCGCTCGGGGCGAACGGGGGTAGGGCGGTGGCACGGATTGCGACCGTCCTGAGCACCACCAATGTTGCCGCCCATCCCGCCGACTCGTTTGAGATCGATCCGGCCGCGCTGTTCGCCGCGCTTCGGGCCGAGCGGACGGGGGGGGATCGTCTGATCGGCCATTATCATTCGCACCCCAACGGCCTCGCCACGCCGTCTGCCCGCGACGCGCTGATGGCGACGAGTCCCGGCCGGCTGTGGCTGATCGTCGCGGCCGGCGCGGCGCGTCTGTGGTGCGAGACGCCGGGCGGTGCGGTGCAAGGTGCGTTCGCGCCGGTCGAACTCCTCATCAATGGTGCCGAGGACGGTTGCGCTTGA
- a CDS encoding RluA family pseudouridine synthase, with protein sequence MITGVSNIEAQVPADSDGWRLDRALAAAIPSLSRERLKVLIASGAVSNDGLLVRDPAIKTKSGTTFLVAVPDPAPAHNEAQAIPLVIAYEDEHLIVVDKPAGLVVHPAAGNFDGTLVNALLHHCAGQLSGIGGVARPGIVHRIDKDTSGLIVAAKHDRAHVGLAAQFAKHSIDRRYKAIVNAVPLRLAGKVDAALARSPTDRKKVAISDAPQAKRAVTHWQLETKLKDAALIECRLETGRTHQVRVHMASIGHPLLGDPVYGRAGTRHAKLLKELGFQRQALHAAVLGFIHPITSASITLISKIPDDMQRLFSELAL encoded by the coding sequence ATGATCACGGGGGTTTCCAATATCGAAGCGCAGGTGCCGGCGGATTCCGACGGCTGGCGGCTGGATCGTGCGCTCGCCGCGGCGATTCCGTCGCTCTCGCGCGAGCGACTCAAGGTGCTGATCGCGTCCGGCGCGGTCAGCAATGACGGCCTGCTGGTGCGCGATCCGGCGATCAAGACGAAGAGCGGCACGACCTTCCTCGTCGCCGTGCCCGATCCGGCGCCGGCGCACAACGAAGCGCAGGCCATCCCGCTGGTGATCGCCTATGAGGACGAGCATCTGATCGTGGTCGACAAGCCGGCCGGCCTCGTCGTCCATCCGGCCGCCGGCAATTTCGACGGCACGCTGGTCAACGCCCTGCTCCACCATTGCGCGGGGCAGCTGTCCGGGATCGGCGGCGTGGCCCGTCCGGGCATCGTCCATCGCATCGACAAGGATACGTCCGGGCTGATCGTCGCCGCCAAGCATGATCGCGCGCATGTCGGCCTCGCCGCCCAGTTCGCCAAGCACAGCATCGATCGGCGCTACAAGGCGATCGTCAACGCCGTGCCGCTCCGGCTGGCCGGCAAGGTGGACGCCGCGCTGGCGCGATCGCCGACCGATCGCAAGAAGGTGGCGATCAGCGATGCCCCTCAGGCCAAGCGGGCTGTAACCCACTGGCAGTTGGAAACGAAATTGAAGGATGCGGCGCTCATAGAATGTCGGCTGGAGACCGGCCGGACTCATCAGGTCCGCGTCCACATGGCTTCGATCGGCCACCCGCTTCTCGGCGATCCGGTCTATGGACGCGCCGGGACGCGGCACGCCAAACTGTTGAAGGAGTTGGGGTTTCAAAGGCAGGCGTTGCACGCGGCGGTGCTCGGTTTCATCCACCCGATCACAAGCGCGTCTATCACACTGATCAGTAAAATTCCTGACGATATGCAGCGCCTGTTCAGCGAGCTTGCGTTATAA